In the Lactobacillus paragasseri genome, TATTTTATAAAAAAGCAATTGTGGCGTAGTTTTTATATTTTGAATCTTATTAAGAAAGTAAGAGACGTTTTCAAATTTATCATTTTCAATAGAAAAAATAAGAATATTGCATACTATGGCTAAAATAAGTTCCTGAATATTAGAGTCATTGGTGGATTGATACTGTTTTAAAATGTTCCGCGTAATTATTTCATTATCTGATAAGCTATAAAATCGCATAAAGTCGCAGTAAAGCATTAGCTTGTCTTAAGTATAAGATGGAATGTCAAAAATTTTATTTTTAATAGTCGATGTGAGCTTTTCACTATTTAGTTTTGGATTCATTAATGCTAAAAATCCATTAGTCATTAATGTTTGATAGTTTTTATCATATTCGCTTAAAGTACTTTCGTGAATAATTTTCTTAATATTATGCATCTGCTCTATATTATTAGTGTAATAAGCTTCAATCATCATATTTTCCAATTCTTTTGTTTGGCGGTATGAATCATCGCTTTTTTGACTAAAGTTATTAAAAAATTCCTGTACAGAAATATTGTTATATTGAAGCAAGCCTATTAAATTGTCCGCTGTAATTTGACTTATATTCTTTTCTACTTTTGAATAATAAGACTGCGTAACAATTGAACCAATAAATTTTCTTTGGCTCTTGTTTTGTTTTAAACGATATTCTTTCAAAAGACTGCCAATCATCATATTTATCTCTCTTTGCAATGAGTCATATATGACTTATTTTACTATATATATCGCTAATTTGCTAAGCTCAACCTAATTAAACGAGGTGAATATGAATGAATATATTTTTAACTAATAAAAATTATCGTAGATTTTCAATTGCTAGTTTTCTTTCTAGCGCAGGTGATATTCTTTTCTACTTGGCATTTATGACTTATGCAAGTAAATTAAAAAACTATTCTTTAGCACTTTCATTAATTGCCATTTCAGAGTCTTCACCTAAATTATTTACAATTTTTGGCGGCTACTTTGCAGACAAAACGCGACATAAATTTAAAAATATATTTTTAAGCGCCATTATTCGTTGTGTTTTATATGGCATCGTTGGACTGCTATTTATCAGTAATGTCAATCAATGGAGTTTAGTAATTATTGTTGTAATAATTAATTTGATTTCAGATACATTTGGAGCTTATTCCAGCGGATTAGTTTCACCATTAGTCGTTGATCTAGTAGGAAAAGATCATTTCGGAGAAGCAGAGGGTTTTACTAATGGGGTTAATGAAGTTATTAATATAGCAGCACAGTTTATAGGCTCAGCATTGCTGCTAATTATGTCATACTCATCCCTTGCGTTTTTGAATGCTATTTCATTTTTACTTGCTGGAATTTTGTTTGCGAGTGTGGGACTGAGGCAAAAATCTATTGAGTCGCTTAAAAGCCATGAAATTAATACTCAATCGTTTTTGGTAACAATGAAGACGTCTTTCAAGCAAGTTAAAAAGCAGGCTGGTCTTTTAGAGGTTGTCTTGATTGTTGCAGTTTTGAATGGATTGCTAAGTTCAATGGGATCATTAATTCCAATTATGATAGCAGCTCATAAAACAGCAATGGTAATTTCAAGATATAGTTTTACGATTGCTTTGATGGGTGTGGTTGTAGCTTGCGGAGCTGCTTTGGGAAGTATGTTTGGTACGCAATTGTTTAAAAAATTCACAATTTTTTCTATGACAATTCTAGCCACTTTAATCGCTTTAATGACCACTTTTGCGATTTTTGCAACTAGTATCTATCTTGTTTTAGGATTGTATTTTTTATTAGCATTAACAGCCAGCGCAACTTCAATCAAATTGACACAATGGCTAGTAACGTCTGTCGAGCATAAGATTTTAGCTTCTACTGTCGGTCTATTAAACACTATTTTGATTGCGTCTGCTCCTTTGATGACTACTATTTTAACAACTGTTTCAGGTGCAACCAATATAAGATATGCCCTTATTTTGCTTGTAGTTTTAGAAGTAATTACTTTTTTGATAGAACTTAAAGTAAGTCATAAGGTAAAAGCAGCCTCAATCATATCTTCTATAAAGGAGTGAAATATTTATTTATACCACTTTTTTATGTCTCAACAGTTCAAGAGATTAGAACAGTCACTTTGCATGATTTTTCATAATTTGTTGCGGTGGTGCAAGTTTAGCCATGCTGGTCTGCAGCATTGTATTACTCGCAAGTTTCATTATCTGCTTAATTTGGGCACCAGAAACTTCACCCAAATTCAAAAAAGAATAACTAATTTTAAAGTCTCACTTGAGGCTTTTTCTTTTGTGGCTCATAATAGCCATAATTATATTTATAAAGGAGAATACTATGACTCAAGAAGCACTCTTAATCATCGATTACACTAATGATTTTGTTTCAGACAAAGGCAGCTTAACTTGTGGCAAACCTGCTCAAGAACTTGAAAATGAAATTGTCAATTTAGCAGATTCATTTTTAAAGCAAAATAAATGGGTAATTATTCCCACTGACCTACATTTCCCAGGAAATAAATATCATCCCGAAACTAAGTTGTTTCCACCGCATAATTTACCCAACACTTGGGGTCGGCAATTATATGGCAAGCTGCAAACTTGGTATGATGCCAACAAAACAAATGATCATGTCATCTTCATGGATAAAACGCGCTATTCTGCTTTTGCAGGCACTAACTTAGATCTTATTTTAAGAGAAAGAAAAATCGATACTCTGCATCTGACTGGTGTCTGCACCGATATCTGCGTCCTTCATACAGCAATGGATGCATATAATCGTTGCTATAATTTAGTAATTCACCAAGATGGTGTTGCAAGTTTTGATGAAAATGGACATAAATGGGCCTTAAATCATTTTAAAACTTGCCTAGGTGCGACTATACTTTAATTACAAAAAATAAGCCCTCTAGCTTAAATTTGAGCTAGAGGGCTATTTTGTATATTTAAGCTATCCATCTAATTCGACACCTTGCAATTTTTTAATTGCATCATAGACTTGTCCCCGTCGATTTTGATCAACAGCTAGCACTAATAAATCGCCAGCTGCAATCACAGTGTCTCCGTGAGGAATAATATCTTGACTGCCGCGATGAATAACTTTAATTAAGGTATCATCCGGCCATTTAACATCTTCTATCTTTTCATCGACTAATTTACTGCTTTCATAGACTGGGATTGAAATTTGATCTTCTTCGCCGCACAATCCCTTTTCACTAGATTTTGGCTCCATAGCAGCCGCTAAGCTATCATAAATTGGACGGCCGCCAAGTAATTGGTCAACTAACAAAGCAATAAATGCTACAACAGCTAACGGCATTAAATGTAACAGCGATCCGACCATTTCAGTAATTAAAATAATCGCTGTAAATGGTGCTCGAATAATTGCTGCAAAATAACCAGCCATGGCAAAAATAATTAAATTAATAACTAATTTTTGTGGCAATAATCCCAGCTGCACCATAAATAGACCGTAAGTTGCGCCAATTAAAGCACCCATTGTTAAAATTGGTAAAAAGATGCCGCTCGGCAGACCCGAATCATAAGAAACAATTGAAAATGCAATTCTAATTACATAAAAAATCGCCAGCATCCCTACTAAATTCCAACTGCTATAAGCAATTGACTTAGGCAAAGACAAAATCAAATGATTACCTGGTCCAGTAATTAGCGGCAAATAATACATAATCGGCATTAAGATCACTAGTGGAATCAATCCGTGTAGCCAGCGCGGAATAAAAGTGATTTTTGCATAAAGCTTTTTAAAATTAAACAAGCCCAATTTATATAAGTGTCCTAAAAGTCCTAAAATAAGTCCTAATAACACTAAATGCCAATAAAGTGGCATTGGGAAGGAATGATTGTAAGCTAAAGCTAAAGCTGGTTTTTGACCAAATAAGTTAGATACAACAAAGTTCGAGGCAATCGCACCCACCAAGGCATTCATCCACACACGTGGCGAAAAATTATGAAAAATTTCCTCTAAAACAAACAACGCACCACTTAAAGGGGCACCAAAAGCAGCTGATAAACCACTGGCAGCACCTGTTGCTAGCAAAACTCGTGAATTTGTTTTAGTTTGCTTAAAGCCTTGGCCGACTCCTTGACCAATTGTGGAACCTAATTGAAGCGATGGTCCTTCTGGTCCTAAAAACAAGCCTGTTCCAATAACCATAATGCCGCCGATTAACTTTCGCCACAAAATCGGCCACCATTGCAAAGTTAATTTTCCTTGCATTTGTAATTTAACTTCCGGAATACCAGACCCACCAACGTGCGGATATTGTTTAACAAAATATCCTGCAATTATGCCAGTTAATGCCAGTCCTGCTACGATTACAATAAACCATAATGGATTTTGGTGCGACTTTTTAAATAAATCGAGCCAAAAAGCTTCGGTTTTACCAATTCCATATCTAAAAAATCCCACTACAACTCCAGCAATTAATCCCACGCATAATGCTTGCAGCATTAATTTGAGATTGCTTTTTTCCCCGTATCTCATACTTTCCCGCTTTCTGATTGATATAAATATTATTTTAACGCAAAAAGCCACTACTAATGTAGTGACTTTTTAGTTTCATGTGAAACATTATTATTTTTCTTCGTACCATTCAGTATGGAAAGTACCTGGACGATCATTTCTTTGGTAAGTGTGAGCACCAAAGTAATCACGTTGACCTTGAATCATATTTTGAGGCAAACGTGGGTTAAAGATAGATTCTAAGTAGTTCAAAGCTGCGCTAAGAGTTGGAGTTGGTACACCTGCATCAGCAGCAATTTTAACAACTTCTCTTAAAGCACTAATATTTTCTTTCTTTACCTTATCGAAAAATGGAGCCTTGAATAAGTTTGGTAAGTCTTTATCAGCATTATAGGCAAACTTAATATCATGAAGCATTTGTGAACGAATAATGCATCCAGCTTCCCAATTTTGAGCGATAGTTGAGTAGTGCAAGCGCCAATTATAAGCCTTTGCAGCCATTGTTAGTTGCTCAAATCCTTGTCCATATGAAACAGCCATTGCTAAATATAAAGCTTTCGCAAGTTGATCAACTAAATCTTTTGGAGCCTTTTCTGGATCAATCTTTGGTTCAGGATCATCTCTCAAAGTTGCTTTCGACATAAAGCGTGCAAGAACAGCTTCCGCAATTACAGTAATTGGAGCGCCAAGACGAATTGCATCTTCAAGCATCCAGTTACCAGTTCCCTTGTAAGAGGCTTCATTTAAAATATGATCAATAATGTGGTCATCAGTTAAATTATCTTTTTGCTTTAATACTTTCGCAGTAATTTCAATTAAGTAAGCTTGTAGAGCTCCCTTATCCCAATTCTTGAAAATTTCACTCATTTCATCATTTGAGTAATGACCAACAGTACGTAAAACATCGTATACTTCAGAAATAATTTGCATAATACCATATTCAATACCGTTGTGAACCATCTTTACATAGTGTCCACTTCCTGCTGGCCCAATGTAGCCAACACATGGTTGACCAGTTGGAGTCTTAGCAGCCATTGCTTCAAGAATTGGTGATACTTCTTCATAAGCCTTTTCATCGCCACCTGGCATTAAAGCTGGGCCATTTAAGGCACCTTCTTCACCACCAGATACACCCATTCCGATAAAGTGAATGCCATGTTTTTCCATTTCTTCATAACGACGATTAGTATCATGGAAATTAGAGTTACCACCATCAATTAAAATATCGCCCTTATCTAAAAGAGGCAATAATTTTTGTAAAGTCTCATCAACTGGTTTACCAGCCATGATTTGAATTAAGATCTTACGTGGCTTTTCTAATGAATTTACAAACTCTTCCCAAGTATAAGTAGGCTTTAAATCTTTATCTTCATATTTTGCTAAAGCATCAACCTCTGGTTTATCAATTGAAAATCCAGAGACAGAGTAGCCATGATTCTTAACGTTTAAGGCAAGGTTTTTACCCATAACGGACAAGCCAATAACCCCAAATTGTTGCATATTTTTGCCTCCACATATTTAATAAAATTCTTCATCTACTAGTATACTTTTTTATTGCAAATTTCGCACAATTTTGCTTACTTTTTATCAAAAAAATAAAGAGTTCAACTATGTGAACTCTTTATTTAATTATTTCCTAGGAAATTAATGACGTGATGCGCCTGATGAAGCATCTTCCTCTGCTTCGACTGGTTCTGCCTCAGTGTGTTCAGAAGCACCTGATGCGGCATCTGCTTCAACACCATACTTGCCAGCAAAGTAACTAAATGGTTTCAAAGCTTGGGCATCATACTTAGCAACGAATGCTGGATCATCCAAAGTATTCAACTCAGTTGAATATGGCATATCATGAGTAATCTTACAGTCAATTAGAACTGGGCCTTCCATTTGTTGAGCAGCTGTTACTGCATCTTCAAATTCTCTCTTATTGCGAACAGTAAAGCCCTTTACATTCATACCTTCAGCACTCATTGCCCAATCGTTATCAGGAAGCTTTACACCTGATAATGGTTGATGTGATTCATCAACTTGTTCAGCTTCAATGTAGCCTAAAGTTTCATTAGTGAAGACTACGTTAATTACATGCATGTTGTAACGTGCTTGGGTCAAAAGCTCTTGGTTCATCATAGCAAAGCCACCATCACCAGCTAGGTTCCAAACTTCACGGTTTGGATAAATAGTTGATGCAGCAAGAGAAGCTGGAGCACCATAACCCATAGTTGCATAGAGTCCTGAAGTAGTCCATTTTTGATCACCGTGCAAGTGCATTAGACGATCAAAGTTAATGTTTACGTTACCAACATCTACTGCAAATACTGCATCGTCAGCTGCTTTTTTGTTGATGACATCAAAAATTGGTTCAACTCGCATTGGAATTTCATCTGAATCATTAAAGCTTTCAAGCCAAGCTTCCCAGTTTTCACGGTCAGCAAGAGCTGCCTTATACAATGGAGATTCTGGACGACTTTCACCTGCTTCAATTAAAGCACGTAAAGTCTTCTTAGCATCAGCTAACATTGGAACAGTTACTGCATGGCGTTTACCTAATCTCTCAGAATTAATATCAATTTGAATTACTTTTGCATTAGGGTTAAAGAAGAAGACTGAGAATGGTGAATTATTACCAACCCAAACAACTAAATCAGCATGAGTTTGAATATCGTTACTTGGCTTAGCACCAACACGACCAATTGAACCCATATATGCTGGAAATTCATCTTCAACAATTCCTTTTCCTAGAACTGATGAAACTAGTGGCATCTTGAATTTATCAGAAAATTCTTTCAGTTCCGCACTAGCATCTTCAGCACCATGACCAAAGTAAACAATTGGATTTTCAGCATTTTTAATTAATTCAAGCGCCTTATCAACCTGTTCCTTACGAGGTGCTGGGAAGTTAGGTACAACTTTATGCGCTGCAGCATTGTTGCGGAAATTATCCTCGATTTTATCCCAACCAAAGTCCTTAGGTAAGATTAAAACTGCTGGACCTTTTCTTTGATAAGCTTGACGAATTGCTTCATCCATCAAAACTGGAATTGATTCAGCTGTTTTTGCTTGGTGATTCCAAACAGCAACAGGATCAAACCATGGCTTTTCATCAAAAGCTTGGAAGAAGTCAATATCTTGACGGCTTGTTGGAACGTTAGCAACAATAGCAACCATTGGAGTCTTATCATATTTTGCATCATAAAGTCCATTCATTAGGTGAACTGCACCAGGACCAGCAGAACCAAAGCAAACTCCAACTTTGCCACTAATCTTATATTCAGCAGAAGCTGCTAAAGCACCAGCTTCTTCATGTCTTACTTCAATAAATTTTATCTTATCTCTCCAGTTATGAATTGCGTTCATTGTTGAGTCAAATGAACCACCTGGGAAACCGTATATATGGTCAATTCCCCAGTCATACAAAACTTGGAACATTGCATCTGAACCACTAATTTTCGTCATAGTCTATAAGCATCTCCTTAATGATTTTTCTTACACCTTGATTAAAGCACATTTATTAACTAATTGAAAGCGTTTGCCATAACTGATATATCAATATTTAGAGCATACTCAAAAATAATTATTTCACAAACTATTTACCTTTTTGCTTAACTTATCGGTAAAACACAATTTTAAAGTGTGATTAAGTGATCATACTCAACAAAAAAAGCAAAAAAACTTTTAAAAATTTTTTTGCTTTGATTCAATTATTATTTATTTCTTTATTTTAGCAATTCTTCCTTGTTGAATATAAGCAGTTAAAATTGCTAAATCAGCTGGATTAACCCCAGAAATTCTTTCAGCTTGAGCAATAGATTCAGGACGAATTTTTTCGAATTTCTGACGTGCTTCAGTAGCCAAGCTTGGAATTGCATTATAGTCAATATCTACTGGTATTTTCTTTGACTCTAATCGATGTAACCGATCAACCAAAGTCTTTTCTTTTTTAATATAGCCTTCATATTTCAATGCTATTTCCACTTGTTCTTTGACATAACGATCAGTAGCTAAAGTTTGACCACTTAATTTTTCAACGGCATCAAAAGTGACGCGGGGACGCTTCAAAAAGTCTGCTCCGCTAACTCCTGCATTCAAACGGTCCTGCTTGACGCTAGCCAAATATTCTTGTACTTCATCAGTTGGATGAATTGTAACTTTTTTAATAGCTGCCATTGCCCGGGAAATAGCCTGCTTTTTTGCTTCAAATTTTGCATAGCGCTCTTCTGAAATCAAGCCTAACTTATGCCCCTTTTCAGTCAAACGTAAGTCGGCATTATCATGACGAAGAAGAAGACGATACTCTGCCCTACTTGTAAGTAGACGATATGGCTCATTAGTTCCCTTAGTTACTAAATCATCGATCAAGACACCAATATAAGCTTCGTCTCTTTGTAAAGTAAAGCCAGGCTTATTTTGAGCACTCAAAGCAGCATTGATTCCAGCAATTAAACCTTGTCCAGCAGCTTCTTCATAGCCTGAAGTTCCATTCATTTGGCCAGCAGTAAAGAGATGCTCAATATTCTTAGTTTCTAACGTGTGCTTTAATTGCCAAGGCTCAATGACATCATATTCAATAGCATATCCTGGACGCATTAATTCTGCTTTTTCTAACCCAGCAACACTATGAAGCATCTGTAATTGTACTTCTTCAGGCATTGATGTAGAAAAGTCTCCTACGTAGATTTCTTTAGTATTGCGTCCCTCTGGTTCTAAGAAAATTTGGTGACGATCTTTATCTGCAAAGCGGACTACTTTGTCTTCAATTGAAGGACAGTAACGTGGGCCTACGCCTTTAATAACTCCAGAAAACATTGGTGCTCGGTCAAGGTTAGCTCTAATAATATCGTGAGTGACAGTATTGGTATATGTCATATAGCAAGACATTTGACCTTTTAAGTAGTCACTATCTTTACTTGTGTAAGAAAAATGTCTCGGTTCCTTATCGCCAGGCTCTTCCTGAGTCTTTGAATAATCAACTGTATTACCATCAACACGTGGAGGAGTACCAGTCTTAAAACGACGTAATTTAAAGCCTAATTTTTCAAGATTTTCAGGCAATTTAATTGATGGCAAAGAGTTGTTAGGTCCTGAAGAATAAGTTAATTCTCCAATAATAATTTTCCCTCTTGCAGCTGTTCCAGTGGTTAAAACTACGCTTTTAGCATGATATTTTGCACCAGTATTAGTTATTAACCCTTTGCATACTCCGTCCTCAACGATTAATTCATCTGCAACAGCTTGCCGCAAAGTTAAATTAGGTTCATTTTCAATGGTATCTTTCATATGTTCATGATATTGCCACTTATCTGCCTGTGCACGCAAAGCTCTAACTGCAGGCCCTTTTCCCGTATTAAGCATTCTCATCTGAATGTAAGTCGCATCAATATTCTTACCCATTTCTCCGCCAAGTGCATCAATTTCACGCACAACGGTTCCCTTTGCTGGGCCACCAACTGATGGATTACATGGCATAAATGCCACCATATCTAAATTAATAGTTAAAAGAAGGGTTTTTTCTCCCATACGAGCTGCCGCTAAAGCCGCTTCAACCCCAGCATGTCCAGCTCCCACAACAATAACGTCATACTCGTTTGATTCGTACGTTTTCATTTTCATCCTACTTTCCAAGACAGAATTGACTAAATAACTGTGTAATTAATTCGTCAGGTGCACTTTCACCAGTAATTTCACCTAAAGTATCCCAAGCATTTTTTAGATCAATTTGAACCAAATCTAAAGGCATAGCATCATTAATTCCGCTAATTACATCCTCTAAAGACTGTTTTGCCTTAGCTAATAATCCAGCTTGTCGTTGATTCGTTACCAAAATTTGATTTTGAGAATTTTCTATTCCGCTAAAGAATAATTTCTCAATAGCATTCTCAAGTGCATCCATATTCTTTTGTTTTAAGATCGACGTTACAATAATAGGATTATCGGTAAGGTTTTTGATCATTTCCTGGGAAATTTTCGTACCTAAGTCCTGTTTATTCAAAATAATGATCCGCTTTTTATTTGCAGTCAAATCTAATAATCTCTTATCTTCAGCTGTTAAATCTTGACTTGCGTCAAGGAGCAAAAGAACTAGGTCAGCTTCCTTAATAGCCTTCTTAGAACGTTCAACGCCAATTTTCTCAACTTTATCTTCTGTGTGGTGAATTCCAGCGGTATCAATCAGCTTAAGTGGAACACCCTTAACAGAAACATACTCTTCAAGCGTATCTCTAGTAGTTCCAGCAATATCGGTTACAATCGCTTTATCATCTTGAGTTAAATAGTTCAAGAGCGATGATTTTCCAACGTTTGGTCTACCGACAATTGCAGTTGCTAAGCCATTACGGATAATTTTGCCTTCTTGAGCTGTTTGAAGTAACTGCTCAATTTGTTTTGAAACTTCTTGTGCTTTCTTTTTCATTTCCTGAGAAGTTAAATCGTCCATATCATATTCTGGGTAATCAATATTAACTTCTTCATGAGCCATTGTATCGAGCAGCTCTTGGCGCATCGTCTTGATTTTTTCTAGCAAGCCACCAGCTAGTTGAGTCATCGCAACTTGGCGAGATTTATCAGTTTTAGCTCTAACAATGTCCATTACTGATTCAGCTTGAGTTAAATCAATTCGGCCATTCATAAACGCACGTTTAGTGAATTCACCTGGGTCTGCCATCCTGGCTCCATTGGCCAAAAGCAATTGCAAAATATCGTTGGTAACAATCATTCCCCCATGACAATTTATTTCTACCATGTCTTCTCTAGTAAAAGTTTTCGGCGCACGCAACACACTGACCATCGTCTCATCGACAACTTCCTGCGTTTTTGGATCAACAATATGTCCATAGTGAATTGTATGCGTAGGAACTTTAGTTAAATCTGCTCCCTTAAAAAGCTTATTCGCAATCGCTACTGCATCTTCACCAGATAGACGAACAATTGAAATTCCTCCT is a window encoding:
- the mnmG gene encoding tRNA uridine-5-carboxymethylaminomethyl(34) synthesis enzyme MnmG, translating into MKTYESNEYDVIVVGAGHAGVEAALAAARMGEKTLLLTINLDMVAFMPCNPSVGGPAKGTVVREIDALGGEMGKNIDATYIQMRMLNTGKGPAVRALRAQADKWQYHEHMKDTIENEPNLTLRQAVADELIVEDGVCKGLITNTGAKYHAKSVVLTTGTAARGKIIIGELTYSSGPNNSLPSIKLPENLEKLGFKLRRFKTGTPPRVDGNTVDYSKTQEEPGDKEPRHFSYTSKDSDYLKGQMSCYMTYTNTVTHDIIRANLDRAPMFSGVIKGVGPRYCPSIEDKVVRFADKDRHQIFLEPEGRNTKEIYVGDFSTSMPEEVQLQMLHSVAGLEKAELMRPGYAIEYDVIEPWQLKHTLETKNIEHLFTAGQMNGTSGYEEAAGQGLIAGINAALSAQNKPGFTLQRDEAYIGVLIDDLVTKGTNEPYRLLTSRAEYRLLLRHDNADLRLTEKGHKLGLISEERYAKFEAKKQAISRAMAAIKKVTIHPTDEVQEYLASVKQDRLNAGVSGADFLKRPRVTFDAVEKLSGQTLATDRYVKEQVEIALKYEGYIKKEKTLVDRLHRLESKKIPVDIDYNAIPSLATEARQKFEKIRPESIAQAERISGVNPADLAILTAYIQQGRIAKIKK
- the spxB gene encoding pyruvate oxidase, producing MTKISGSDAMFQVLYDWGIDHIYGFPGGSFDSTMNAIHNWRDKIKFIEVRHEEAGALAASAEYKISGKVGVCFGSAGPGAVHLMNGLYDAKYDKTPMVAIVANVPTSRQDIDFFQAFDEKPWFDPVAVWNHQAKTAESIPVLMDEAIRQAYQRKGPAVLILPKDFGWDKIEDNFRNNAAAHKVVPNFPAPRKEQVDKALELIKNAENPIVYFGHGAEDASAELKEFSDKFKMPLVSSVLGKGIVEDEFPAYMGSIGRVGAKPSNDIQTHADLVVWVGNNSPFSVFFFNPNAKVIQIDINSERLGKRHAVTVPMLADAKKTLRALIEAGESRPESPLYKAALADRENWEAWLESFNDSDEIPMRVEPIFDVINKKAADDAVFAVDVGNVNINFDRLMHLHGDQKWTTSGLYATMGYGAPASLAASTIYPNREVWNLAGDGGFAMMNQELLTQARYNMHVINVVFTNETLGYIEAEQVDESHQPLSGVKLPDNDWAMSAEGMNVKGFTVRNKREFEDAVTAAQQMEGPVLIDCKITHDMPYSTELNTLDDPAFVAKYDAQALKPFSYFAGKYGVEADAASGASEHTEAEPVEAEEDASSGASRH
- a CDS encoding helix-turn-helix domain-containing protein — translated: MMIGSLLKEYRLKQNKSQRKFIGSIVTQSYYSKVEKNISQITADNLIGLLQYNNISVQEFFNNFSQKSDDSYRQTKELENMMIEAYYTNNIEQMHNIKKIIHESTLSEYDKNYQTLMTNGFLALMNPKLNSEKLTSTIKNKIFDIPSYT
- the gndA gene encoding NADP-dependent phosphogluconate dehydrogenase produces the protein MQQFGVIGLSVMGKNLALNVKNHGYSVSGFSIDKPEVDALAKYEDKDLKPTYTWEEFVNSLEKPRKILIQIMAGKPVDETLQKLLPLLDKGDILIDGGNSNFHDTNRRYEEMEKHGIHFIGMGVSGGEEGALNGPALMPGGDEKAYEEVSPILEAMAAKTPTGQPCVGYIGPAGSGHYVKMVHNGIEYGIMQIISEVYDVLRTVGHYSNDEMSEIFKNWDKGALQAYLIEITAKVLKQKDNLTDDHIIDHILNEASYKGTGNWMLEDAIRLGAPITVIAEAVLARFMSKATLRDDPEPKIDPEKAPKDLVDQLAKALYLAMAVSYGQGFEQLTMAAKAYNWRLHYSTIAQNWEAGCIIRSQMLHDIKFAYNADKDLPNLFKAPFFDKVKKENISALREVVKIAADAGVPTPTLSAALNYLESIFNPRLPQNMIQGQRDYFGAHTYQRNDRPGTFHTEWYEEK
- the mnmE gene encoding tRNA uridine-5-carboxymethylaminomethyl(34) synthesis GTPase MnmE; this encodes MAQVLTQFDTIAAISTPIGEGGISIVRLSGEDAVAIANKLFKGADLTKVPTHTIHYGHIVDPKTQEVVDETMVSVLRAPKTFTREDMVEINCHGGMIVTNDILQLLLANGARMADPGEFTKRAFMNGRIDLTQAESVMDIVRAKTDKSRQVAMTQLAGGLLEKIKTMRQELLDTMAHEEVNIDYPEYDMDDLTSQEMKKKAQEVSKQIEQLLQTAQEGKIIRNGLATAIVGRPNVGKSSLLNYLTQDDKAIVTDIAGTTRDTLEEYVSVKGVPLKLIDTAGIHHTEDKVEKIGVERSKKAIKEADLVLLLLDASQDLTAEDKRLLDLTANKKRIIILNKQDLGTKISQEMIKNLTDNPIIVTSILKQKNMDALENAIEKLFFSGIENSQNQILVTNQRQAGLLAKAKQSLEDVISGINDAMPLDLVQIDLKNAWDTLGEITGESAPDELITQLFSQFCLGK
- a CDS encoding MFS transporter produces the protein MNIFLTNKNYRRFSIASFLSSAGDILFYLAFMTYASKLKNYSLALSLIAISESSPKLFTIFGGYFADKTRHKFKNIFLSAIIRCVLYGIVGLLFISNVNQWSLVIIVVIINLISDTFGAYSSGLVSPLVVDLVGKDHFGEAEGFTNGVNEVINIAAQFIGSALLLIMSYSSLAFLNAISFLLAGILFASVGLRQKSIESLKSHEINTQSFLVTMKTSFKQVKKQAGLLEVVLIVAVLNGLLSSMGSLIPIMIAAHKTAMVISRYSFTIALMGVVVACGAALGSMFGTQLFKKFTIFSMTILATLIALMTTFAIFATSIYLVLGLYFLLALTASATSIKLTQWLVTSVEHKILASTVGLLNTILIASAPLMTTILTTVSGATNIRYALILLVVLEVITFLIELKVSHKVKAASIISSIKE
- a CDS encoding cysteine hydrolase family protein → MTQEALLIIDYTNDFVSDKGSLTCGKPAQELENEIVNLADSFLKQNKWVIIPTDLHFPGNKYHPETKLFPPHNLPNTWGRQLYGKLQTWYDANKTNDHVIFMDKTRYSAFAGTNLDLILRERKIDTLHLTGVCTDICVLHTAMDAYNRCYNLVIHQDGVASFDENGHKWALNHFKTCLGATIL
- a CDS encoding ClC family H(+)/Cl(-) exchange transporter, producing MRYGEKSNLKLMLQALCVGLIAGVVVGFFRYGIGKTEAFWLDLFKKSHQNPLWFIVIVAGLALTGIIAGYFVKQYPHVGGSGIPEVKLQMQGKLTLQWWPILWRKLIGGIMVIGTGLFLGPEGPSLQLGSTIGQGVGQGFKQTKTNSRVLLATGAASGLSAAFGAPLSGALFVLEEIFHNFSPRVWMNALVGAIASNFVVSNLFGQKPALALAYNHSFPMPLYWHLVLLGLILGLLGHLYKLGLFNFKKLYAKITFIPRWLHGLIPLVILMPIMYYLPLITGPGNHLILSLPKSIAYSSWNLVGMLAIFYVIRIAFSIVSYDSGLPSGIFLPILTMGALIGATYGLFMVQLGLLPQKLVINLIIFAMAGYFAAIIRAPFTAIILITEMVGSLLHLMPLAVVAFIALLVDQLLGGRPIYDSLAAAMEPKSSEKGLCGEEDQISIPVYESSKLVDEKIEDVKWPDDTLIKVIHRGSQDIIPHGDTVIAAGDLLVLAVDQNRRGQVYDAIKKLQGVELDG